Proteins from one Panulirus ornatus isolate Po-2019 chromosome 28, ASM3632096v1, whole genome shotgun sequence genomic window:
- the LOC139757746 gene encoding carbohydrate sulfotransferase 3-like yields MASDVDVIVGEEQHFVQKVGNEADGEGRDCVASEGVRNGVLQVLLLSSIPRSGSTLLAELLATTHHNSVLFFEPLSNHRKNPCYQDGSCVKDLLKSLFQCTYEQDFENWLKGKGLFLKYYHSSVRRCFQRPREGGGACRRELALRSLCQNATVRIAKVIRSRLSWLEGLLNDTLLQVKIVHLLRDPRASLTSIKQLGWKSEPLLRCQALEKDIQEYNELLIKYPSKVISLTQESFSVDPVATTRDLHMFLYGNDILGTTTHQYLKEHMKASGSRRLPGDTMDTHRNSREEHQAWRWKITGRLLKETEGEAACRAVIAQMGHTLFGSLQNCRNSSYSLATHTNYAAGGSS; encoded by the exons ATGGCTTCAG ACGTGGATGTGATTGTGGGTGAAGAGCAGCATTTTGTACAAAAGGTTGGAAATGAAGCTGATGGAGAGGGTAGAGACTGTGTGGCGTCGGAGGGGGTAAGAAACGGCGTTCTGCAGGTGCTGTTGTTGAGCTCCATCCCTCGGAGCGGCTCTACTCTCCTCGCTGAGCTCCTCGCCACGACACACCACAACTCCGTCCTCTTCTTCGAGCCGCTCTCCAACCACCGGAAGAACCCGTGTTACCAGGACGGATCTTGCGTGAAGGATTTACTAAAAAGCCTCTTCCAGTGTACTTACGAACAAGACTTTGAAAATTGGCTCAAAGGGAAGGGTCTTTTTCTAAAATATTATCATTCCAGTGTACGTCGTTGCTTCCAGAGAcctagggaaggaggaggtgcctGCAGGCGGGAGTTGGCCCTTCGCAGTTTGTGTCAGAACGCCACTGTTAGGATTGCCAAGGTGATCAGATCCCGACTGTCGTGGCTGGAAGGTCTTCTAAATGATACTCTCCTCCAAGTGAAGATAGTGCATTTACTTCGTGACCCCAGAGCATCCTTAACTTCCATTAAACAACTTGGTTGGAAAAGTGAACCTCTCCTTAGGTGCCAGGCCCTTGAGAAGGACATTCAGGAATACAATGAATTGCTCATAAAATATCCCTCCAAAGTAATAAGTTTAACCCAAGAGTCTTTCTCTGTTGATCCTGTCGCCACCACCAGGGACCTTCATATGTTCCTGTACGGCAATGATATCCTGGGGACGACAACCCACCAGTACCTGAAGGAGCACATGAAAGCCAGCGGGTCCAGGCGGCTACCGGGTGACACCATGGACACGCACAGGAACAGCAGGGAGGAGCATCAAGCCTGGCGGTGGAAGATAACGGGTCGGCTTTTGAAGGAAACCGAGGGGGAAGCTGCGTGTCGCGCCGTCATCGCCCAGATGGGACACACCCTCTTTGGTTCCCTCCAGAACTGCAGAAACTCCAGCTACAGCCTCGCCACCCACACTAATTATGCAGCCGGAGGATCTTCTTGA
- the LOC139757809 gene encoding uncharacterized protein: MSDASQDNRWQLQPSAPPTPQPEPNSKVQYHPQEQCYPPPPYTPPPYTQQPHQPPSTQKVEEYRPTPTAVAAEKPPVVVAQNTVVVKEKGRSCPQRKGRLGLRLALGLATGGTILPLMMRRRHRRRRHNHE, from the exons ATGTCGG acGCCTCTCAGGATAATCGATGGCAGTTGCAGCCCTCAGCACCGCCTACCCCTCAACCAGAACCTAATTCCAAAGTCCAGTATCACCCTCAAGAGCAATGCTACCCTCCACCGCCGTATACTCCGCCACCATACACGCAGCAACCACATCAGCCA CCATCCACCCAGAAAGTGGAGGAGTACCGCCCAACGCCGACAGCAGTGGCAGCAGAGAAGCCACCAGTCGTAGTCGCCCAAAACACTGTGGTCGTCAAGGAAAAG GGCCGCAGCTGTCCACAGCGTAAAGGACGGTTGGGGTTACGCTTGGCTTTGGGTTTAGCGACGGGCGGTACCATCCTCCCGCTCATGATGCGCCGTAGACATCGCCGCCGCCGACACAATCATGAATAG